In a genomic window of Sporosarcina trichiuri:
- the mraY gene encoding phospho-N-acetylmuramoyl-pentapeptide-transferase: protein MTLVTTITAIAVTFGLTAILGYAIIPLLRRMKFGQSIREEGPEAHMKKAGTPTMGGLIFLVAILIATPILSYINGVLTTQTIVLLLVLIGFGIIGFLDDFIIVVMKRNLGLTSLQKLIGQIIIAIFAFFLLKLGPFDTVISIPFMDFEIDMGVFYVVFLIFWLVGFSNAVNLTDGLDGLVSGTSSIAFAAFGILAVAYNQQDIAMFSFVVSGAMLGFLLFNMKPARVFMGDTGSLALGGALAMISMLIKQEFLLLIIGIVYVIETLSVIIQVISFKTTGKRVFKMSPIHHHFELSGWSEWKVVLVFWSVAFLAAVLPVLMEVM, encoded by the coding sequence ATGACGCTCGTCACTACAATTACGGCAATCGCCGTAACATTCGGCCTAACGGCTATCCTGGGCTATGCCATCATTCCGCTGCTTCGGCGGATGAAGTTCGGTCAAAGCATCCGAGAAGAAGGACCGGAAGCCCATATGAAGAAAGCAGGCACCCCGACGATGGGCGGACTGATCTTCCTTGTCGCAATCCTGATCGCCACGCCGATCCTGTCTTACATAAATGGTGTCCTGACAACACAGACGATCGTCCTGCTGCTGGTCTTGATCGGATTTGGAATCATCGGATTCCTGGATGACTTCATCATCGTTGTCATGAAACGCAATCTGGGGCTCACGTCCCTGCAGAAACTGATCGGGCAGATCATCATTGCGATTTTCGCATTTTTCCTATTGAAACTCGGACCGTTCGATACGGTCATTTCCATTCCGTTTATGGATTTTGAAATCGACATGGGTGTCTTCTATGTCGTCTTCCTCATCTTCTGGCTGGTCGGATTCTCCAATGCGGTCAATCTGACAGACGGCCTGGACGGACTCGTGTCGGGTACATCCTCGATCGCATTCGCTGCATTCGGGATACTGGCGGTCGCCTATAACCAGCAGGACATCGCCATGTTCTCGTTCGTCGTCTCCGGCGCGATGCTCGGCTTCCTCCTGTTCAACATGAAACCGGCACGGGTCTTCATGGGAGATACCGGATCGCTTGCGCTCGGCGGGGCGCTTGCGATGATTTCGATGCTCATCAAGCAGGAATTCCTCCTGCTGATCATCGGGATCGTCTACGTCATCGAAACACTGTCTGTCATTATCCAGGTCATCAGTTTTAAAACAACCGGCAAACGGGTATTCAAGATGAGTCCCATCCACCATCATTTCGAACTTTCGGGATGGTCGGAGTGGAAGGTCGTGCTCGTATTCTGGAGTGTCGCTTTCCTGGCGGCTGTACTCCCCGTCTTAATGGAGGTGATGTAA
- the rsmH gene encoding 16S rRNA (cytosine(1402)-N(4))-methyltransferase RsmH yields the protein MFDHTTVLLHEAVDGLAIQPDGIYVDCTLGGAGHSKEIAKQLSGAGRLICFDQDMTAIEAAKETLHDYLDRVTFIHSNFSRIKEELAAIGIEYVDGILYDLGVSSPQLDTPERGFSYNHDAPLDMRMDTDAPLTAFDVVNEWSYQDLIRIFFRYGEEKFSKSIARKIEEARSEQPIRTTAELAELIKAGIPAAARRTGGHPAKRVFQAIRIAVNDELGAAETSLTDAIDLLNPKGRISVITFHSLEDRLCKTIFKEASTLPELPPNLPVIPEGLDVKLKLITRKPILPSEEEIEANKRARSAKLRIAERK from the coding sequence GTGTTCGATCACACAACAGTATTACTGCATGAAGCAGTGGATGGGCTGGCGATCCAGCCGGATGGAATCTATGTCGACTGCACGCTCGGCGGTGCAGGTCACAGCAAAGAAATCGCAAAGCAGCTTTCTGGCGCAGGCAGACTGATCTGTTTCGATCAGGACATGACAGCAATCGAAGCCGCAAAAGAAACACTTCATGACTACTTGGACCGGGTCACATTCATTCATTCGAACTTCAGCCGCATCAAAGAAGAACTGGCCGCTATCGGAATTGAATATGTCGATGGCATCCTCTATGACCTCGGCGTCTCATCGCCGCAACTGGACACCCCGGAGCGCGGATTCAGCTACAACCACGACGCGCCGCTCGACATGCGGATGGACACGGATGCACCGTTGACCGCGTTCGACGTGGTCAACGAATGGAGCTACCAGGATCTGATCCGGATCTTTTTCCGGTACGGAGAAGAGAAATTTTCGAAGAGCATCGCCCGTAAAATCGAGGAAGCCCGCTCGGAACAGCCGATCCGGACAACCGCTGAACTTGCGGAACTCATCAAAGCAGGCATCCCTGCGGCGGCCCGCCGTACAGGCGGCCACCCGGCAAAACGTGTATTCCAGGCAATCCGGATTGCCGTGAATGACGAACTCGGGGCTGCCGAAACGTCATTGACCGATGCGATCGATCTGCTGAATCCGAAAGGCCGGATCAGCGTCATCACGTTCCATTCCCTGGAGGACAGGCTGTGCAAAACAATTTTCAAGGAAGCCTCGACACTGCCTGAGCTGCCGCCGAATCTGCCGGTGATTCCGGAAGGTCTGGACGTGAAGCTAAAGCTGATCACCCGGAAACCGATCCTGCCAAGTGAGGAAGAAATAGAGGCAAACAAACGAGCCCGCTCTGCGAAATTGAGAATCGCAGAACGCAAGTGA
- a CDS encoding penicillin-binding protein produces the protein MLQIQITGQIDGRALAAMADQKYLKESVLRADRGKIVDRAGEVIATDTLSYRLVAVLSEKASKGSKKQQHVTDFEKTADVLSQYLDMDRDAILERFQNAPADAYQIEFGKAGRSISNETADALKKEELPGIRFFEDKKRLYPNGKFASYLVGFAMPEEMKDKTVRTVGKMGLEKTYDKQLTGTDGKMNLKTDRWGIQLRDNEKQIEAPKNGQTIQLTLDKTIQNFVEDALNRAEKEYKPEKMLAVVVNPKTGEILAMSQRPSFHPGTREGLTDNWLNEAVEETFEPGSTMKMFTLAAAIQENKWDPNAFYKSGEYKIYDRTIRDVNRTGWGTITYLEGFQRSSNVSMAYLLERMGDQTFIDYLKKFGFGKKVGIDLPNEASGIILDNYPSERLTTSYGQGSTVTPIQMIQAATAIANDGNMMTPYVIDQIIDPNTEKVVEQHSAEAKKSPISEETAKRVREVLASTITSEHGTGKKFALDGYDAGGKTGTAQIPRTSGKGYRAGNGNYLYSFLGMAPIDDPQLLTYVLVQHPQLKEGKYGSDPTSEIFTSVMESSLKYLNIAPDSEHADNTVTMENYEGAPSGKTAAALKEKGLIPVITGEAGDIAAQSPAAGTELTPGSVVMLQTSGNTLLPDFTGWSKRQILTFKSFTDLDIRVNGEGYVVKQSLSAGSAVTENDPVVITLEEPEQMTAPETEEEPGEESPSDGGETEEDILGG, from the coding sequence ATGCTCCAGATTCAGATCACCGGACAAATCGACGGCCGTGCTCTCGCGGCGATGGCGGATCAGAAATACTTGAAGGAATCCGTCCTGCGGGCCGATCGCGGTAAAATCGTCGATCGCGCAGGTGAAGTGATCGCCACGGACACGCTCAGCTACCGGCTTGTGGCCGTGCTGAGTGAGAAGGCTTCCAAAGGCTCGAAAAAACAGCAGCACGTCACGGATTTTGAAAAGACGGCCGATGTGCTGAGCCAGTATCTCGATATGGACCGGGATGCGATTTTGGAACGGTTCCAAAATGCTCCGGCCGATGCGTATCAGATCGAGTTCGGGAAAGCCGGACGGTCGATTTCAAACGAAACTGCAGATGCCCTCAAAAAAGAGGAACTACCGGGAATCCGGTTTTTCGAGGACAAGAAACGGCTGTACCCGAACGGAAAATTCGCGTCTTACTTAGTCGGCTTTGCCATGCCTGAAGAGATGAAGGACAAAACAGTCCGGACTGTCGGCAAGATGGGGCTCGAAAAAACGTACGATAAACAGCTGACCGGCACGGATGGGAAGATGAACCTCAAGACTGACCGCTGGGGCATACAGCTGCGGGATAACGAAAAGCAGATCGAGGCACCGAAAAACGGACAGACGATCCAGCTGACCCTCGACAAGACGATCCAGAACTTCGTGGAGGACGCGCTCAACCGTGCGGAAAAGGAATATAAGCCGGAGAAGATGCTGGCAGTCGTCGTGAATCCGAAAACCGGCGAGATCCTGGCAATGAGCCAGCGGCCGTCATTCCACCCGGGAACCCGGGAAGGGCTGACTGATAATTGGCTGAACGAGGCTGTCGAGGAAACATTCGAACCGGGTTCGACCATGAAGATGTTCACTCTGGCTGCCGCTATCCAGGAGAACAAATGGGATCCGAATGCATTCTATAAATCAGGGGAGTACAAAATCTACGACCGGACCATCCGGGACGTCAACCGGACCGGATGGGGGACGATCACCTACCTGGAAGGGTTCCAGCGTTCGTCCAACGTATCGATGGCGTACCTGCTGGAACGGATGGGCGATCAGACATTCATCGATTACTTGAAGAAATTCGGGTTCGGCAAAAAAGTGGGCATCGACCTGCCGAACGAAGCGTCCGGAATCATCCTCGATAACTATCCAAGTGAGCGGCTGACGACTTCCTACGGACAGGGGTCTACTGTGACTCCGATCCAGATGATCCAGGCTGCTACGGCAATCGCGAATGACGGAAACATGATGACCCCGTATGTCATCGACCAGATCATCGATCCGAATACCGAAAAAGTAGTGGAACAGCACTCCGCTGAGGCGAAAAAAAGCCCGATTTCCGAAGAGACAGCAAAGCGGGTGCGTGAGGTCCTGGCATCCACCATCACTTCAGAACACGGTACAGGCAAAAAATTCGCGCTCGACGGGTATGATGCGGGCGGAAAAACAGGCACTGCGCAAATTCCCCGCACTTCAGGAAAAGGATACAGGGCCGGGAACGGCAACTATCTATATTCATTCCTCGGCATGGCGCCGATCGATGATCCCCAGCTGCTGACCTATGTACTTGTCCAGCATCCACAGCTGAAAGAAGGAAAATACGGCTCCGATCCGACTTCCGAAATCTTCACGTCTGTGATGGAGAGCAGCCTTAAGTACCTGAACATCGCTCCGGACAGTGAGCATGCGGACAATACAGTCACGATGGAAAATTATGAAGGAGCACCGTCCGGTAAGACGGCAGCTGCACTGAAAGAAAAAGGGCTCATTCCTGTCATCACCGGTGAAGCCGGGGATATTGCTGCACAATCGCCGGCGGCAGGTACGGAACTGACACCAGGTTCCGTCGTGATGCTGCAAACATCGGGTAACACCTTGCTTCCTGATTTCACGGGATGGTCGAAACGACAGATCCTGACATTCAAAAGTTTTACCGATCTGGACATCCGCGTGAATGGGGAAGGCTATGTCGTCAAGCAAAGTCTGTCCGCAGGCTCTGCGGTCACGGAAAACGACCCGGTTGTCATTACACTCGAAGAGCCCGAGCAAATGACGGCACCGGAAACGGAAGAAGAACCCGGAGAAGAGAGCCCATCTGACGGGGGAGAAACAGAAGAGGATATTCTGGGCGGATGA
- the ftsL gene encoding cell division protein FtsL — MALEQRKFEPTYIPEQETQTSPAAVPAPKPRRLFSPGEKFLAVVFLAAVVMFSTTVLHTQAKINDTNKDMHYLSNKIEETSKQNIELSNQVSEKSTYERIWEKAKELGLNLNESNVKVVPGR, encoded by the coding sequence ATGGCATTGGAACAGAGAAAGTTTGAACCTACGTACATACCGGAACAGGAAACGCAGACATCTCCTGCCGCTGTCCCTGCTCCGAAACCCCGGAGGCTGTTTTCACCCGGAGAAAAATTCCTTGCTGTTGTGTTCCTTGCTGCGGTTGTCATGTTCTCGACGACGGTCCTGCATACACAGGCGAAAATCAACGACACCAACAAGGATATGCACTATCTTTCAAACAAAATCGAGGAAACATCAAAACAAAATATTGAATTGTCCAACCAAGTAAGTGAAAAATCGACATATGAGCGCATTTGGGAAAAAGCAAAGGAACTTGGCTTGAATCTGAATGAAAGTAACGTAAAGGTCGTGCCTGGACGATGA
- the bshC gene encoding bacillithiol biosynthesis cysteine-adding enzyme BshC: MKIASHPIHKNKIMESYGNDQEFAASYFDYGRGENDFSSRLEELDSRMYQRKELTGTIRNFLEPYGISESQAANLKALEDGAVAVVGGQQAGLLTGPLYSVHKAITVILLARQQQVKLGVPIVPVFWIAGEDHDIDEINHIYAEQDGRPLKRQYPERFVLKTMASETVYSQEQMAEFIRLIFRDFGETVHTKQLLADVLEAAEHETTFTGFFVRLMNGLFKEHGLLMIDAADRSFRELEKDHFKQFIRKSAELAASVAETESRFSTEGYGAPIEASGDAAHLFYVHETGRVLLSRKDGLFVNEAAGLRFTEEELLAIAEKTPWLLSNNVATRPIMQDLMLPVLAFVGGPGEIAYWALLKPAFRLFGIKMPIVVPRISITLVTRNAQHALEKTGLTVDRVLAGETIIRREQFLDEQRDEGMDSLLGETVDLLTVQYAKIQQHLGDTDLGALSEKNLGYHLRQVEFLREKTEDALLRKYAAALGSYNLLEGDLYPERNLQERTYTPFKYLNEYGPSLIRDLLAEEIPSDGSHVIIYL; this comes from the coding sequence ATGAAAATTGCATCACATCCTATACATAAGAACAAAATCATGGAGTCATACGGGAATGATCAGGAGTTTGCCGCATCCTATTTCGATTATGGCAGAGGAGAGAATGATTTCAGCAGCCGCCTGGAGGAATTGGACAGCCGGATGTACCAGCGGAAAGAACTGACGGGTACGATCCGGAACTTTCTTGAGCCATACGGGATCTCGGAGTCACAGGCCGCGAACCTGAAGGCGCTGGAAGACGGTGCAGTCGCGGTGGTCGGCGGTCAGCAGGCCGGTCTGCTGACAGGTCCTCTCTATTCTGTGCATAAGGCGATCACCGTCATCCTGCTCGCCCGGCAGCAGCAGGTGAAATTGGGCGTACCGATCGTGCCGGTGTTCTGGATTGCAGGAGAAGACCATGATATCGACGAAATCAATCATATCTACGCGGAACAGGATGGCCGGCCGCTGAAACGGCAGTATCCCGAACGGTTTGTCCTGAAGACGATGGCATCGGAAACTGTCTACAGCCAGGAACAGATGGCGGAATTCATCCGGCTCATCTTCCGTGACTTCGGGGAGACGGTCCACACGAAGCAATTGCTTGCAGACGTATTGGAAGCCGCGGAGCATGAAACGACGTTCACCGGCTTCTTCGTCCGTCTCATGAACGGGCTGTTCAAGGAGCACGGCCTGCTGATGATCGATGCGGCGGACCGGTCGTTCAGGGAACTTGAGAAAGATCATTTCAAGCAGTTCATCCGGAAGTCGGCCGAATTGGCGGCAAGTGTCGCGGAGACCGAATCACGGTTCAGCACAGAAGGCTACGGGGCGCCGATCGAAGCGTCAGGAGACGCGGCGCATCTGTTCTATGTCCATGAGACGGGACGTGTCCTGCTCAGCAGGAAGGATGGCCTGTTCGTCAACGAAGCTGCCGGACTCCGTTTCACGGAAGAGGAATTGCTGGCGATTGCAGAGAAAACACCTTGGCTGCTCAGCAATAATGTCGCAACAAGGCCGATCATGCAGGACCTGATGCTGCCCGTTCTTGCGTTTGTCGGCGGTCCCGGTGAAATCGCCTACTGGGCGTTGTTGAAGCCGGCATTCCGCCTGTTCGGCATCAAGATGCCGATCGTCGTGCCGCGCATCTCGATCACACTCGTCACCCGGAACGCACAGCATGCACTCGAGAAGACCGGTTTGACGGTCGACAGGGTCCTGGCGGGCGAAACGATCATCCGCCGCGAACAGTTTCTGGATGAGCAGAGGGACGAAGGGATGGACTCACTTCTCGGCGAGACCGTTGACCTGCTGACTGTGCAGTACGCAAAAATCCAGCAGCATCTCGGCGATACGGATCTGGGTGCGCTTTCAGAAAAAAACCTTGGGTACCATCTCCGCCAAGTGGAATTCCTGCGGGAGAAGACGGAAGACGCGCTGCTGCGGAAGTATGCAGCGGCTCTCGGCAGCTACAACCTGCTGGAGGGCGATCTGTATCCGGAACGCAATCTTCAGGAACGGACCTATACACCGTTCAAATACCTGAACGAATATGGGCCGTCCCTGATCCGCGATCTCCTCGCCGAAGAGATTCCATCGGACGGCAGCCACGTCATCATCTATCTATGA
- the mraZ gene encoding division/cell wall cluster transcriptional repressor MraZ produces the protein MFMGEYQHSIDTKGRLIIPSKFREHLSDGFVLTRGLDNCLFGYPMNEWKKLEEKLKALPVTKKDARAFTRFFFSGATEAELDKQGRVNIPASLLGYAKIAKDCMVIGVSGRFEIWSEEIWQSYYEESADSFNDIAENIMDFDF, from the coding sequence ATGTTCATGGGTGAATACCAACATTCAATCGATACCAAAGGCCGTCTGATCATCCCTTCGAAATTCAGGGAGCATCTTTCGGATGGTTTCGTATTGACCCGCGGACTGGATAACTGCCTCTTCGGCTACCCGATGAATGAATGGAAGAAACTTGAAGAGAAACTGAAAGCGCTGCCCGTCACAAAGAAAGACGCACGGGCATTCACCCGTTTCTTCTTTTCAGGAGCCACCGAAGCCGAGCTGGATAAGCAGGGGCGTGTCAACATTCCCGCTTCCCTTCTCGGCTACGCCAAAATCGCGAAAGACTGCATGGTCATCGGTGTATCCGGCCGTTTTGAAATCTGGTCGGAAGAAATTTGGCAATCCTACTATGAAGAGTCTGCGGACTCCTTCAACGACATTGCAGAGAATATTATGGACTTCGATTTTTAA
- a CDS encoding penicillin-binding transpeptidase domain-containing protein codes for MIGATTGKLFHAQIIKHEWLKERAEANWDREIPFGGVRGEIVDRNQKLIVGNQLAPTLYFMPSQHPDPPAAAAKIATVLKVDEKALAEKMSKKEYMVKLAPEAKNITKAQADEITALKIPGLYTGVDFMRSYPHGEMLSRLLGFTGYDGQGLAGIEYEYNEFLSGSGDKIRMYTDAKGTPLPHVDDDFKDGEEGSSVVLTIDAEMQEVVERELSQAMEKYDAAQALAIVMNPKTGELLSLASAPTFDPANYQKANPDIYNRNLPVWMTFEPGSTFKIMTLAAGLEEKLIDLDNETFNDPGYTMVGGARLRCWKREGHGHQSFLEVVENSCNPGFIEIGRRLGEERLSSYIRNFGFGESTGSGIAGEAKGILFAKDAFGPVEQATTSFGQGISVTPIQQVQAVAAAVNGGMLYKPYIVKEILGPDGKAKVSYVPEMKRRVISEETSAEVRRALESVVAKGSGRNAFVDEIRVGGKTGTAQKVQDGVYKDGDYIVSFIGIAPANDPELVVYVAIDSPKNSVQFGGVISAPIVGRIIEEIAPLAGIEPQKDQLEKEYRWGDPITQRTPDLIGLTKNKLAEQQHTIRIEWHGKGKKVKKQLPLPDTEIHEGDVIHVYTE; via the coding sequence ATGATCGGTGCAACTACAGGCAAATTGTTCCACGCGCAGATCATTAAGCACGAATGGCTGAAGGAACGGGCGGAGGCCAACTGGGACAGGGAAATCCCGTTCGGCGGCGTCCGGGGAGAGATCGTGGATCGCAATCAGAAGCTGATTGTCGGCAACCAGCTTGCCCCGACGCTGTATTTCATGCCTTCCCAGCATCCGGATCCGCCGGCAGCGGCCGCCAAAATCGCAACCGTCCTGAAAGTTGATGAGAAAGCGCTGGCAGAGAAGATGAGCAAGAAAGAATACATGGTGAAGCTCGCACCGGAAGCGAAAAACATCACAAAAGCGCAGGCGGATGAAATCACAGCTCTGAAAATCCCCGGTCTCTATACGGGCGTCGACTTCATGAGAAGTTATCCGCACGGTGAAATGCTGTCCCGCCTGCTCGGATTCACAGGGTATGACGGACAGGGTCTCGCTGGGATCGAATACGAATATAACGAGTTCCTGAGCGGGAGCGGTGACAAGATCCGCATGTATACAGATGCGAAAGGAACCCCTCTCCCTCATGTGGATGATGATTTCAAAGACGGTGAAGAAGGTTCATCCGTCGTCCTGACGATCGACGCGGAGATGCAGGAGGTCGTGGAACGGGAATTGTCGCAGGCCATGGAAAAGTATGACGCCGCGCAGGCGCTGGCGATTGTTATGAACCCGAAGACAGGGGAGCTGCTGTCACTTGCTTCCGCACCCACATTCGACCCTGCTAATTACCAAAAAGCGAATCCGGATATCTACAACCGCAACCTGCCCGTCTGGATGACATTCGAGCCCGGGTCCACATTCAAGATCATGACGCTCGCTGCCGGACTGGAAGAAAAACTCATCGATCTCGACAATGAAACCTTCAACGATCCGGGTTATACTATGGTAGGCGGCGCACGTCTCCGATGCTGGAAACGGGAAGGGCACGGTCATCAGTCGTTCCTGGAGGTAGTCGAGAACTCCTGTAACCCGGGGTTCATCGAGATTGGCCGGAGGCTCGGGGAAGAACGTCTTTCCTCCTATATCCGCAATTTCGGTTTCGGTGAATCGACCGGTTCCGGTATCGCGGGGGAAGCGAAAGGGATCCTGTTCGCGAAAGATGCGTTCGGACCGGTGGAACAGGCGACCACTTCGTTCGGCCAGGGGATTTCCGTCACGCCGATCCAGCAGGTCCAGGCCGTCGCTGCGGCGGTGAACGGCGGGATGCTGTACAAACCGTATATCGTGAAGGAGATACTCGGACCGGATGGAAAAGCGAAAGTGTCCTATGTCCCGGAGATGAAGCGGCGGGTCATCAGTGAAGAAACGTCAGCCGAAGTCCGGAGGGCCCTGGAATCAGTCGTTGCCAAAGGGTCCGGCCGCAATGCATTCGTCGATGAAATCAGGGTGGGCGGCAAAACAGGGACAGCTCAGAAAGTGCAGGACGGTGTCTATAAGGACGGTGACTACATCGTCTCGTTCATTGGCATCGCGCCGGCAAACGATCCTGAATTGGTCGTCTATGTCGCAATCGACAGTCCGAAAAACTCCGTCCAGTTCGGAGGCGTCATCTCGGCACCGATCGTCGGACGCATCATCGAGGAGATTGCACCGCTGGCAGGCATTGAGCCGCAAAAGGACCAGCTTGAAAAAGAATATCGCTGGGGAGATCCAATCACACAGCGTACACCGGATCTGATCGGCCTGACAAAGAATAAGCTGGCCGAGCAGCAGCATACCATCCGCATCGAATGGCATGGCAAGGGCAAGAAAGTCAAAAAGCAATTGCCGCTTCCTGATACGGAAATCCATGAAGGTGACGTGATCCATGTCTATACGGAGTAA
- a CDS encoding DUF3397 domain-containing protein, translated as MKEAMQHGLAFLIIVPYVLSAILFAGSRLAGRSQVKSIRMAADWTVPLLVMATAFVLDRMAAHAWLIVASGILIAGIGYAVAERVKSKEFSMLRMLRNYWRMLFIVFSLLYLVLLVIGAATESVGFLVQ; from the coding sequence ATGAAAGAAGCAATGCAGCATGGACTTGCATTTTTGATAATAGTGCCGTATGTACTGTCCGCCATTTTATTTGCCGGAAGCCGTCTCGCCGGGCGGTCGCAAGTGAAATCGATCCGCATGGCAGCCGACTGGACGGTGCCGCTGCTCGTCATGGCGACTGCATTCGTCCTGGACAGGATGGCTGCACACGCATGGCTGATCGTGGCGTCAGGCATCCTGATTGCAGGGATCGGGTACGCTGTAGCGGAGCGGGTGAAGAGCAAGGAATTCAGTATGCTGCGGATGCTGCGCAACTATTGGCGGATGCTCTTTATCGTGTTTTCCCTGCTCTATCTCGTTCTCCTGGTGATTGGCGCAGCCACGGAGTCTGTCGGATTCCTTGTGCAGTAG
- a CDS encoding ketopantoate reductase family protein, translating to MEIVIAGAGAIGMLMGSYLAEQGHGVSFLTRRPGQSLALQKNGLLRIGDTGGRRFAVNAFTEPSDAPDGALWIAAVKSGSLPKLFDSLTSDVRIGYMLFIQNGIRHFEQADDLLFPSIGFASITHGANRENDWTVRHLGNGVTAAAHYRGDPQPLEELCRQMEEPFPFRLQPDARAMLYRKLLLNCCINPLTALLGIRNGELVSRENACRLMEDVYYELAEAYPDTAGRLSFADVMTVCRNTAANESSMLTDRKNGDPMEIDTIVTAAIGPNRERMPVLGQLERLLKAIDERVDE from the coding sequence ATGGAGATTGTCATTGCAGGGGCAGGAGCCATCGGGATGCTGATGGGTTCCTATCTGGCGGAACAGGGGCATGGTGTTTCTTTTCTCACGCGCCGGCCCGGCCAGAGCCTGGCATTACAGAAGAACGGCCTGCTCCGCATCGGGGACACCGGCGGGCGGCGGTTTGCGGTGAATGCTTTCACAGAGCCGTCTGACGCGCCGGACGGAGCCCTATGGATTGCGGCGGTCAAATCAGGCAGCCTGCCTAAGCTTTTTGACTCCCTGACGAGCGATGTCCGGATCGGCTACATGCTGTTCATCCAAAATGGGATCCGGCATTTCGAGCAGGCGGATGACCTGCTGTTCCCTTCCATCGGGTTCGCTTCCATCACGCACGGCGCAAACAGGGAGAACGACTGGACGGTCCGCCATCTCGGCAATGGTGTGACAGCCGCTGCACATTACAGGGGGGACCCGCAGCCGTTGGAAGAATTGTGCCGGCAGATGGAAGAGCCGTTCCCGTTCCGGCTGCAGCCGGATGCTCGGGCCATGCTGTACCGAAAGCTGCTGCTCAACTGCTGCATCAATCCGCTGACCGCTCTGCTCGGGATCAGGAACGGGGAGCTTGTTTCGCGGGAGAATGCCTGCAGACTGATGGAAGATGTGTACTATGAACTGGCGGAAGCCTATCCGGATACCGCAGGCCGACTGTCCTTCGCAGATGTAATGACGGTGTGCCGGAACACCGCCGCGAACGAATCATCGATGCTGACGGACCGCAAAAACGGTGACCCCATGGAAATCGACACGATTGTCACCGCGGCCATCGGACCGAATCGGGAGCGGATGCCGGTGCTCGGCCAGCTGGAGAGGCTGCTGAAAGCTATTGACGAAAGGGTAGACGAGTGA